TCAACTCGCTCAAGCTGGGTGCCAATGACTACGTCACCAAGCCGCTGGACTTCCCGGTCGTGATGGCCCGCGTGCAGACGCAGCTGGCATTGAAGGAGGCGAATGACGCCCTGCGATCAGCGCATGAACGGATGAAGCGCGACCTGGACGCCGCCGCCGAGGTCCAACAGGCGATGATGCCCCAGGCGCCGCCGATCGCGACCGGCTACTCGTTTGGTTGGGAGTACCAGCCCTGCGACGAGCTCGCCGGAGACACGATGAACCTGATCCGGTTCGATGATCGCCATCTCGGAATCTACGTCGTGGACGTCAGCGGTCACGGCGTCCCGGCCGCCCTTCTCGCAATGTCTGTCACACACAGCCTCTCGCACCGCGGCGATGACTCCGCCACGGTAGACGCCGCCATCGTTCCTCCCGTGACGGTCGTCGACCGGCTCAACGACCACTTCCAGATGAGTCGTCAAGCCGGCCGGTACTTCACGCTCACCTACGGTGTCCTGGACCATGCCCAGCACGTCTTTCGGTACGTCACCGCCGGCCATCCCGGTCCGATCGTGCTCCGCCGGGGCGAGCCCGCGGAGTCAATCGAGTCACCCAGCTTCCCCGTCGGCATCGTTCCTGCAGGAGACTACGAGGAGTCGACGGCGAGTCTCGAACCGGGAGACCGCCTCTACCTCTTCTCCGATGGACTCATCGAGGAGTTCAATGCCGATTCCGAGCAGTTCGGCTCCGAGCGCCTCCGCGCCGCGATCGATGCCGGCCGCGATCTGGAGTTGGGCGACAGCCTGCGCCAGATCGTTCAGGCGCTCCGCGAGTGGTGCGCGGGATCGCAGTTCAGCGACGACGTGACGATCCTCGGTATGGAACGCGCTGAATAGTCGCGCACGGTACTGTTCATTCCGTCGCCACTCAAGGACCACGGGACGGGCGAGAACGTCACACCCCAGACGATGTGTGAGCGCAGTCGCTCCTGCGTTCCATCGCTCTTCTCTGATTGCAGGAAGGCCCGCCTTTCGGCGGGCCTTCTTTGCAAGTCGGGGTGACAGGATTTGAACCTGCGACCTCTTCGTCCCGAACGAAGGAGGCTGAGTTGCATAAGCATCTGGTACGCAATCGGTTGCAGATGCGACGATCGGTCGCGTATGCAGGATGTATGCGTCACTGGGATCAGGCGGGACCGATTTCACGGTCGGCACAACGGTCTCCCATCCATCCGGAAGAGTGATCGGCGCAACCTCCCGTGTGCTTGGGGGGAGGTATGCCGGCGCGTGGGTCTCTGATACTGTTCTCCGCCCGACGGACCCCGTTCGGATCCGAGTTGGGCTGCTCGCCGCTCACCGCGTACCGACGGCCGAACCGACCAGGAACCAACTCCGCGAAAGGTGGCTCGATGAACTCGATCGCGTGCGCAACGCTCATCGTCGGAGCGACGGTGTTCATTCCGGCTTGCACCACGTCTCCGCCGTCGCGGCCGGAGAAGATGAAGATGACCACCGTGGTCCCCGCGGGCCTCGCCACGCCGGACCGGCTGGAGACCCGCATAGGCACGCTCACTTCGTTCGACGGCGTACCCGATGAGAGAACGACACAACTCGTCTACGACAACCTCGACTTTCAGCGCGCCGTCCAGGCCTACCTGGCCAGCCTCCCGGTTGCGTCAATGTACGCGATGCGCGAGGGTCTCCTCGGTTTCGGGCCTGCCAACACGACAGCGCTCCTGTTCGAGGATTTGATGGACTCCAAGGCGCTGTGGCTGACGCCGAACACCGTGTCGGTCTACATGGTGACATGGCTCGAGATGGATGATGAGCCGTGGGTCATCGAAACGCCGCCCAACGTGCTCGGGCTCATCAATGACTTCTGGTTCCACTACGTCGCCGACTTCGGCAATGCAGGACCGGATCGGGGCAAGGGCGGCAAGTTCCTGATCCTTCCGCCCGGATACGAGGGCGATGTCCCTGACGGATATCACGTGGCACGTTCGAACACCTACGGCAACTGGGTCGTGTGGCGGGGATTCCAGGTTGACGGCGACACTGGCCCCGCAATCGACACGACAAAGGAGACCTTCCGCGTCTACCCGTTGTCGAAGAAGGACAATCCGCTGGAGATGACATTCACGAATATCTCCGGCAAGTTCCACAACACCATT
This window of the bacterium genome carries:
- a CDS encoding fused response regulator/phosphatase, whose product is MNNPGNSSTDARAQLLVVDDNEMNRDMLSRRLQRKGYEVTCAEDGQRALDLIGERSFDLVLLDIMMPGIDGNEVLVEVREHHAAADLPIIMATAKDDTGDIVNSLKLGANDYVTKPLDFPVVMARVQTQLALKEANDALRSAHERMKRDLDAAAEVQQAMMPQAPPIATGYSFGWEYQPCDELAGDTMNLIRFDDRHLGIYVVDVSGHGVPAALLAMSVTHSLSHRGDDSATVDAAIVPPVTVVDRLNDHFQMSRQAGRYFTLTYGVLDHAQHVFRYVTAGHPGPIVLRRGEPAESIESPSFPVGIVPAGDYEESTASLEPGDRLYLFSDGLIEEFNADSEQFGSERLRAAIDAGRDLELGDSLRQIVQALREWCAGSQFSDDVTILGMERAE
- a CDS encoding DUF1254 domain-containing protein, whose product is MNSIACATLIVGATVFIPACTTSPPSRPEKMKMTTVVPAGLATPDRLETRIGTLTSFDGVPDERTTQLVYDNLDFQRAVQAYLASLPVASMYAMREGLLGFGPANTTALLFEDLMDSKALWLTPNTVSVYMVTWLEMDDEPWVIETPPNVLGLINDFWFHYVADFGNAGPDRGKGGKFLILPPGYEGDVPDGYHVARSNTYGNWVVWRGFQVDGDTGPAIDTTKETFRVYPLSKKDNPLEMTFTNISGKFHNTIHRMDFGFWNEINAVVQAEPSDGLDAETLGLLASIGIKKGQPFKPDARMKKILTDAADVAAVTARALTARPRDQRHYRYPGEGVWTNPFIEGHYDFLEDGARMLDSRTYMHFYATGITPAMAIKNVGKGSQYAIAYLDKDGNPLRGSETYVVHLPPNVPAKDFWSFTLYDNQTRGMLQTDQQFPGLDNNAEGLQQNADGSYDIYFGPTAPAGREANWIQTVAGKGWNTILRLYGPLEPFFDQSWRPGDPELVD